The following proteins are co-located in the Mus caroli chromosome 7, CAROLI_EIJ_v1.1, whole genome shotgun sequence genome:
- the LOC110299337 gene encoding olfactory receptor 14A2-like — protein sequence MTNVTAVTGFILMGFSDIHELQTLCGVLFLVIYLEILMSNFLIIILITVDLKFQRPMYFFLKNLSLLDVFLVSVTIPNFFVNSLTHKNSISIPGCAFQVFFMAFLGPGEVFVLTTMSYDRYVAICSPLHYEVIMNSDICVVMMSVSWGTGLFFGVMYTAGTFSMLFCGSNVIPQIFCDVPSLLRISCSGSLMTIYISHGIGVCLGMSCFICVVISYVYIFSTVLKIPTTKGQSKAFGTCIPHLTVFSVFIATACFVYLKPPSNTASLTDRLFSVLYTVLPPALNPIIYSLRNNDVDSALKKLLHNLYSRDFLHVIHQSV from the coding sequence ATGACCAATGTCACTGCAGTAACTGGATTCATACTTATGGGTTTCTCTGATATCCACGAGCTACAGACACTATGTGGAGTGTTATTTCTAGTAATATACCTGGAAATTTTAATGAGTAACTTCCTCATCATCATTCTCATCACTGTGGATCTGAAGTTCCAAAGACCCATGTACTTCTTCTTGAAGAATTTATCCCTTTTGGATGTCTTTCTTGTGTCTGTTACAATTCCAAATTTCTTTGTCAATAGCCTTACTCACAAAAATTCCATTTCCATACCTGGATGTGCATTTCAGGTATTTTTCATGGCTTTCCTTGGACCAGGAGAAGTATTTGTTCTTACTACAATGTCATATGATCGCTATGTTGCCATTTGCAGTCCCCTACATTATGAGGTCATTATGAATAGTGATATCTGTGTCGTGATGATGAGTGTTTCCTGGGGCACTGGATTATTCTTTGGAGTCATGTACACAGCTGGCACATTTTCCATGCTTTTCTGTGGCTCTAATGTGATCCCACAGATTTTCTGTGATGTTCCATCACTTTTAAGGATTTCCTGCTCTGGATCACTCATGACCATTTATATAAGTCATGGAATTGGTGTTTGTCTAGGCATGTCTTGTTTTATCTGTGTTGTGATTTCCTACGTTTACATTTTCTCCACTGTGCTGAAGATTCCTACCACTAAAGGTCAGTCCAAAGCATTTGGCACCTGCATCCCCCACCTCACTGTTTTcagtgttttcattgctactgctTGCTTTGTCTATCTGAAGCCACCCTCAAATACAGCATCACTTACAGATAGACTGTTTTCTGTGTTGTATACTGTGCTACCACCAGCACTCAATCCTATAATCTACAGCTTAAGAAACAATGATGTTGATAGTGCTCTGAAGAAACTGCTTCATAATCTCTACTCAAGAGACTTCCTTCATGTAATACATCAAAGTGTTTGA
- the LOC110299227 gene encoding olfactory receptor 14C36-like, producing the protein MANSTLVTEFLLEVFVELRILFSVLFLLAYLGSLLGNLIIIIVTTVDQTLNTPMYFFLRNLSILDMCYVSVTLPNVCINCLTDHRDISVPQCIAQIFFFFCSCRDSMTVSIPLLYSVIMNYQVCVQMMLASLFSSLAIASVHTFKTFQLFFCHSNVLHQFCDIPALQRLSYSETFNNKLLIMSVIGVGSSCLTFIAISYAHILSTVFKIPVKGE; encoded by the exons ATGGCCAACTCCACCCTGGTAACTGAGTTCCTCCTGGAAGTTTTTGTTGAGCTCAGGATACTATTCAGTGTGCTGTTCCTGTTGGCGTACCTGGGCAGCCTGTTAGGGAAtcttatcatcatcattgttacTACAGTTGACCAGACACTgaacacacccatgtacttcttcctcaggaATCTGTCCATCTTAGATATGTGCTATGTTTCTGTTACTTTGCCCAATGTCTGTATCAACTGTCTCACTGACCACAGGGATATTTCTGTTCCTCAGTGTatagcacagatttttttttttttttgcagctgtagagattct atgactgtgagcatccctcTCCTATACTCTGTGATCATGAACTACCAAGTCTGTGTTCAGATGATGCTGGCTTCCCTATTTAGCTCTCTTGCCATTGCAAGTGTGCACACTTTCAAAACTTTCCAGCTGTTCTTTTGTCACTCTAATGTACTCCATCAGTTCTGTGATATTCCTGCTTTGCAGAGGCTTTCTTACTCTGAAACCTTTAACAACAAACTTCTAATTATGTCTGTCATTGGTGTTGGTAGTAGCTGTTTGAcattcattgctatttcatatgCTCACATATTGTCAACTGTGTTCAAAATTCCtgtcaaaggagag